A genomic region of bacterium contains the following coding sequences:
- a CDS encoding carbohydrate kinase, protein MQSFDVLLVGHVTRDVLIIGDTETRRIGGAVYYGAAPLKALGKRVAVATKLAQKDYSLLEEFHQQDIPVYALPSRETTQFTITYLTDDGERRKFFIGALADPFAIEDFTDLQAAIIHLCPLLRGEISAEVVRRLAERAKLGLDVQGFVRVRKGDTLHSCAWEEKRNVLPFIHYLKADQWEAEILTGLQDLHQAAVLLASWGPREVLLTHKEGVLLLADGCFYSAPFTTRELTGRTGRGDTCMASYLGRRLTHSAEQACRFAAAVVSAKLKKAGPFQGDLHSEQAIRTTLGDF, encoded by the coding sequence GGCGGCGCCGTCTACTACGGGGCTGCACCGCTGAAAGCACTCGGTAAAAGAGTGGCGGTGGCCACTAAACTGGCGCAAAAGGACTACTCGTTGCTGGAGGAGTTTCATCAGCAGGACATTCCCGTTTACGCCCTGCCGAGCCGGGAGACGACTCAGTTCACCATCACCTATTTGACCGACGACGGCGAACGACGCAAGTTCTTTATCGGGGCGTTGGCTGATCCTTTCGCCATAGAGGATTTCACCGATCTTCAAGCCGCCATTATCCATCTCTGTCCGTTGCTGCGGGGAGAGATCTCCGCCGAAGTGGTCCGCCGGCTTGCTGAACGGGCAAAATTAGGGCTTGATGTTCAGGGTTTTGTCCGGGTTCGAAAGGGGGATACACTGCACTCTTGTGCATGGGAAGAAAAGCGCAACGTTCTGCCTTTCATCCATTATCTTAAAGCGGATCAGTGGGAAGCTGAGATTTTGACCGGATTACAGGATTTACATCAGGCTGCGGTGCTCTTGGCCTCCTGGGGGCCGCGGGAAGTGCTGCTCACTCATAAAGAGGGCGTTCTGTTGCTTGCGGACGGCTGTTTTTATTCCGCGCCATTCACCACTCGCGAGCTGACCGGCAGAACCGGAAGGGGGGACACCTGTATGGCCTCGTATCTCGGCAGACGGTTGACCCACTCTGCGGAACAAGCCTGTCGATTCGCCGCCGCCGTGGTTTCCGCCAAGCTGAAAAAAGCCGGACCCTTTCAAGGGGATCTGCATTCTGAACAAGCCATACGCACGACCTTGGGCGATTTTTAA